Sequence from the Anaerohalosphaeraceae bacterium genome:
AGACGAAGCGTTTCCTGCTGCGTTTGAAGATTCTGCAGGGCATAGCGAAGCCGCAGCTGAGTTGTGCGCAGCTCCACATAAACTGACGCGACCTCTGCACACAAACTCACCCGCACCGCCCTTTCGGATTCGACCGTCGCCTCCAGGGATGCCTGCGCCGCTTCGACGGAACGTCGGATTTGTCCGAACAAATCCAGCTCCCAGAGGGCATCCAGACTTGCCGAATAGGTACTGATTTCCGTGCCCCCGCCGTATGCAAACGCAGTATTTTCACTCTGTCGGCTGCGCGTATAGGAACCTGAAGCGCCTACAGACGGATACCGTCCGCCGGCGGCGGCATCGCGCAGGGCCCGCGCCTCCTGAATGCGGAAATAAGACTCCTGCAGGGACAGATTGCTTTCAAGGGCCTGCTGAATCAGTCCTTCCAGCACAGGGTCGTCCAGCACCGTCCACCAGTGTTTGAAGAGGTCCGGCGACGGGGCGGAGGCATCCTCCAGCCGGCTCCAGGCCGCAGGCATCTGCGGCTTCGGCGGCTGATAATCCGGCCCCACCCTACAACCCGCCGTAAAAATCATCCCCATCGGCAGCAAAACAAGAAATCCTCTGACAGATGCGTTCATCATTCCGCTGTTCCTTTCAAACAACTCCGAAGCCCGGCTGCTCCAACCCGAACGATCTGCTCGGTAATTTCCTCTACCGTAAAGCCCGGCAGCACCAGGTCATACATCTCAAAAAACAAAATCGGGTGCATCACGAGCGATTCGAATGTCAGGACCGCCCGCCACGCCGCCCGCTTCTCAAGCCCCGGAAGCAGCTGCTGAAATGCCGCCGCCAGCCGCTCAAAAAATTTGTCAATCAGTTCCGCGGCGATTTTGTCCCGATCAAAACGTCGATGAAGGGCCTCCCGAACCAGAAACCGCGCCACACGCGACCAGGTATCCCCCCGCAAAGCCGATTCCATCGTCGGACGCACCAGTTCGCGCAGCAGGTCTTCAATCGTCGCATCGGACCGGCCGCAAACCCGCTCGATGGTTTTCATGTGACCCTGAATCTTTTCCGAAAGCCGCCTGTGAAACATCTCTTCGTAAAGTTTTTCCTTGCTTCCGAAATAGTAATTTACCGCGGCGATGTTGCAGCCGGCTTCGGCGGTGATGTCCCGAACCGACGTTCCCTCGAACCCCCGCTGGCAAAAGAGCTTTTCCGCAGCATCGAGAAGCCGATTTCGAGTATCTGAACTGATTTCAGGGTTATTATCGGTATTTTCCATAAATCAAACGTTTGTTTAAAACGAACATATTAAACATATGTTTCAATCGTGTCAAGTTTCTTTTTCGATTTTTTTTGAAGCCTTGTTTCCATCGAAGCAGCGCGTACAATGAGCTGTATGGAAGTGTCGCTTCACTACGGCCGGGAACAGATGAAACTCTACCTGCCTTCGGAAAATCTGGCCGGCTGGATTCGGCCCAGACCGATGGCGGATGCTCACCCGCAGGATTCCCTCGTAAATCTGTCTGCCCGCCCGCAGGCCCGGCAGTTTGTTCAGCAGATTCAGGGAAAGCGTCTTTGTGTGCTGCTGCCGGACGGGACAAGAGATTTTCCGTGGAATGCGGTCCTGCCGCCGGTCTTTGGGCTGCTGAAAGGCGCCGAACAGCTGTCCTTCCTGATTTGCACCGGCACCCACACCGCCCAAACACCGGAAAACAAAGCCATCCTCGAAAAAATTGTGCAGCTGGTGCGGCAGGCGGGAATCTTTTCGTATGAAACCGTCCTCCACGACTGCCAGACGTCCCGGATGTCGGATGCGGGCAGAACAAAATACGGCACGCCGATCCTTTACAACGCCGTTCTGGACAATGCGGATGTGTTTCTTGTCTTCAGCGATGTCAAATTTCACTACTTTGCGGGCTA
This genomic interval carries:
- a CDS encoding TetR family transcriptional regulator gives rise to the protein MENTDNNPEISSDTRNRLLDAAEKLFCQRGFEGTSVRDITAEAGCNIAAVNYYFGSKEKLYEEMFHRRLSEKIQGHMKTIERVCGRSDATIEDLLRELVRPTMESALRGDTWSRVARFLVREALHRRFDRDKIAAELIDKFFERLAAAFQQLLPGLEKRAAWRAVLTFESLVMHPILFFEMYDLVLPGFTVEEITEQIVRVGAAGLRSCLKGTAE